The DNA window tgtatggcaattaaagtttacaataaattaccaaaataattaaaagatcttCAGTCAAGTAAAAGATTTACATTCCTATATctcacttttattaatttcgccTTCAAGGGGACATGAATATGTAGCTTTAGTTCAAATGACTGACTCTACCCTCAATATAATATACCCCTTTAAACGTAAAATTACTGTCAAAATagcataaacaaaatatattataaaactgaaacaaattcataaaactttttaaaaccgTTTCGCAATGCTTTAACTTTTCAATTCATCGGAAAATGTCAACCGCGGAAACTCCACTTTCCATTTATTATCCACGATCCACTGAGCACTATGATTTAATTTGGTTGCTCAATTTGTATtactttatacaattttattgaacTTTTAAAGCTACGTTGAGTCACTGATTTATTGCGATGTTttcgcaaatattttatttatttacaaatcaaataacacgatatatttttaaacattttttaatttgatttaaacgTATTGTACGTTTACAATCTACTAATACAATTAGATATATTACTATCTGGATAGATTATATATCTGAATGTTGATGAATAgaatgtatacaatattttacaacacAACCGtgaaaaaaaacacacactGATTACTTTTTACTCACTAAGACTGGGAACCACCGTACAGTTGTATAGTTAAAGTGGATCTTATTATGTAATCTTACTTTCTATAACGAATCGAAATCGAAACGAAaaccttaaatttttatatttatttttaataacatcttTATGTTATTCGAGATTTCAAGAAAACTAaactatataacatttaaaaagggACAAACTCGATTAGCTTTGTTGCGTCTGGTTCTAAACGTTGATTCTTATATATCAGTATCTGTATTCTAAATTCTTTTAAACcgttttattcttttaaaattgtagtatctaattttaaatttctaatttaGAATTAGGGACACTTCCGCCGGACAAGACCTTGctgagattatatttttaagtgaagCCTTATTGCGTAACGCCTATAGTAATGTGTACGTTTTTATATTCCAGGTCAAGGTAACGCAGAAACAGCCAAATAGCAATGATGAAAAATTCATTAGAACTCTCACCAAGGGCGATTTCTTCGGTGAAAAGGCATTGCAAGGgtaatgtttaatgttattattattattccttttTGTATGACGTCATTTTGCtagttttacttaatattagtaCTAGTTCTTATCATGTTAGTAATTGTATATAGGGTAAACAAACAGACTCAAAATAGCACAAGATTTTATCTTTGgtattaaattgattacatTGTGACGTTGTGACATTGATTACATGTTCTATGGTCGGAAATAAGATTCTGTGCACAGACACATTTTTGCGTTTGTTTCACTCATTTACCAGATGTCaccatacatttatatttagatttttttgagAAATATAGACAAATAGTTCACTCACGACCACGATTGAGATTTGTCGtagaatatgttaaaatactttaaacatCATCACCAGTCtcttaagaaatatatgtagttacaacacaatactttttatagaaaatttcaCTATCGACATATTACTTTGCAGAGACGATCTACGAACGGCCAACATTGTCTGCGACTCGCCAGAGGGCACCACGTGTCTTGTCATTGATCGGGAAACATTCAATCAGCTGATTTCCACGTTGGACGAAATTCGCACCAAATACAAGGACGAAGGCGACGATCGACAGAGGTATGAATCTTCTGAGCattgtattgtaaattacaaatacatatatcttacacgagttataattattaaaactaagaaaaaagtaaccataattaatttataatactttattgttCTACCTTATTGAGGTAATAGTAGCAGAATagatatttatgataaaagaataatattcattaaatagaaACATATAACCATAACTAATTCTTTTTTCACAATAAACCCGTAAACTTCCTATGTCAAGTTCACAAAAAGTGTGACTAAACACTTGTACGTATAACAATGGTTTCGTCGAAATCTTGGAATGTCTTAACGCTATTGTTTACCTTATCTTATTGCTATTTCGACTTATTGTAATCCATTCTATGTTGACGCTACCGTGGATATAATTGTGGTAAGTCTTTTAAAATCGTACAGTACATTTTGTAGAtaacaaattatgtttcttatTATGTGGACATAAAACATTACCTGGGAATACGCCtaagaatatttttgtgaCGACTTATATCAAtggataaattaaaactttatgttACGTTGGTAATGTCTTCGTATTGTGGAACGAGTCTTCGTTTATATGCTTTCTTAATAGGAGTTTTCTCGCGAAATTCTAAAAACGCCATTAGcttagtatatttgtttgtaacagGGTGAAATCTTAGTTCGCATGTTTCTGTATTTCTCTAACGTCAAGTCTTAAATTCCACAAAACgagttattcttatttatgcTATTACTTTCACTAAACCTAGAGCAAGATTAGTATAAGTGGAAGTACTGAGGTTGAACTTTCCTATGTGACAAACAATATGGTTTTTACAAGAgccataacaattataattctcGCGTTTTTGTCTTGAGAATTAATTCACACTGTACACTGAATCGACTTATGATGAAGTGTCAATTTTGAACTAATATGAAAGTGTTTAGTATTCACACTTTTTCACTCAAATTACCCGCAAAAAATTTTGGTcgtatagttaaaaaatattaataataaaatatatgaccgTTTCATATACACAAACGATCTACAAAAAAGTTGGCTAAAAGTTCCCGGTGCTGAcagattactttttttatattcagaatCGCTTTAAAACTGAACTaaggtaggtaggtaggtggACTCTTTTCCGCAGTTAGACCCAAATTTGttccgttttgcgtaaagtcctggctaatttagccagcctagctccttccagaagcacagaagtctcctgggcacttcacaggcttcaTGGAGCGACCTTACTGGTTTCCCAGGATCTCCATACGTTTAACCACAGCCTCGCAATCCAGGATTAAATtggtgactgattcctctgccCTGAAAGCCTCTGCACATGGGGCTGTCTGTCGCGCCTAGGAACAACTAAACTAATTACTGCGTATTATGCCAgctatagtaaatattaattaaaaaaatatgtatcggTAAAcgcataatttaatattaccttATCATAATTGTACAAAATTTCAGGCTCAACGAAGAATTCGCCAATCTCCGCTTATCAGACCTACGTATCATAGCCACTTTGGGTATCGGAGGTTTTGGTCGCGTCGAGCTGGTCCAAATACAGGGAGACTCGAGCCGTTCCTTCGCCCTAAAGCAGATGAAGAAAGCCCAGATCGTTGAAACGAGACAGCAACAGCACATCATGTCAGAGAAAGAGATAATGTCGGAGATGAACTGCGAATTCATAGTGAAGTTGTACAAGACGTTCAAGGATCGTAAATACTTGTATATGCTTATGGAGACTTGCCTTGGGGGAGAGTTGTGGACTATTTTGAGAGACAAAGGTAAGAGAAAGGAGATGTGTTGATGATCTTAGGTCCGTTGTAATATCAATACAAACGCTGTTAGGTTATTGTTAATGAAGTAAAACATTTGGCAGTGTTTGAGAGGAGGTACTGTGTGAAttggaatatataaaaatttctttattgactCAAAAAACACATTACATTCTTCATACAATATTCACTGTGGCACATCCTACACATAATAATACTTCTATGAGCGTTTAAACTAGGCCTATACTGTATCgtgaagtttatttatagtgaatagtgtttttacttttgtagatttgaataaaagtatttatagcgtgacaaagaaatttaatttatgtggCATGGATGGATacagaaaattgtttttattattaaatattaacttaaattatacaaaaatataactgcCGCAATCGCACTGAATGCCCCTCCATCTAAGACATCTACGACTTCTTAAtcttaaaaaagttattgctTAGCAGTTTctgagttttaataatatcccATTTACATCCATTCGGTATAACAATgtcgtataatatatttttcaggtcAGTTTGACGATTCCACTACTAGATTCTACACAGCTTGCGTCGTTGAAGCGTTCCACTACTTGCATTCTaggaatattatttacaggtAAGATTTTGACCTATGTtctttctatattaaataatttagtaaccTAATGAAGCCATCACTACAGACATTTATATGAAGAATGTTAggtaaaatcttaaaaatatgtctTCACATATTCATGTATGAGATctgttactttaaaaatgttctCTATTTGTATTGAAGTATATGAGTTTATGTATAGATTTGgcctaaatataatataaggaacctattaaaacatattaatggTTAAATCTCTTCCAGGGACCTCAAGCCAGAGAACTTACTCCTAGACTCCAAAGGCTACGTGAAGCTGGTTGACTTCGGATTCTCTAAGAAGTTGCAGGCCAGTCGCAAGACTTGGACATTCTGTGGTACGCCAGAGTACGTAGCCCCTGAAGTCATCATGAACAGAGGTCACGATATAAGCGCGGATTACTGGTCCTTGGGTAAGCtggggttttaatttttatttttatacttcattgtaaagaaataaatatataattaaattagttaggtctagattttattaacaaattttaacttttttctgtatttttagatacagtaattattttttatacaataaaaaataatagtaattatatctatcatataatataatgcttATATTGTCTATCATTACCATTCTGTtatcatatttgtatataacttTTCTATTTGTGAAACAGTTGACATCCGATATTCTaagtttaaacataaaacaaagtaaatatatcttatatatatctcTCTATTCTATATACTGGAGAAATGGcagtaaattcaaaataaaaaaatctgtggcgctaaaatctttttaggtctaagccttaaaaaggttgtagatAATTAGATGGCCAGTCTCCTGTGCCTAATACACTGTCAATTTTTTGGGTCTCaggcaagccagtttcctcacaTCGATTTCCTTCACccttcgagcgaatgttaaatttaaatttagacgTTTATAAATGTACCATAAAAggtttaaagaaaattctatattacacaaaaggtatttttatatggtagCTAAATAGTAGTTTTCTCAACCCTGGACTTCTATCTTTCCAGGTGTCTTAATGTTCGAGCTTCTAACTGGATCGCCGCCATTCACTGGAGCCGATCCAATGAAGACGTACAATAAGATTCTGAAGGGTATTGATGCAGTGGAGTTCCCGAGGTGCATCACCCGCAACGCTGCGAACCTCATCAAGAAACTCTGTAGGGACAACCCTGCCGAGAGACTCGGCTACCAGCGAGGCGGCATCACTGAGATTCAGAAACACAAGTAAGTGAAATTATGACTGAACTATGGGTCAAcctttgttattaatttcttttatttattaaaaatacactagAAACGAGACGTAAATTGGCtataatttggttttaattggaattttggaataaaaattaacgaaaGACATTATAAGCTGTAAATATGTGATCACTAAATAGGTATAAGGCTTatatggatttttattttgaatgataaATTTCATACGCGACATTACCAAAGGCTTTGTCCGAATCTTAACGTGAAAAGTTTTTGtggttatttatttgcaaatcaattaagaaaaatagtaCATTAGGAACACACTCGTAATATGTGTGTGCCATAAAGAGActacaaacatatatatatatatagtatgacTAATACTAAAACCCTTACATAATAGAGCTGCTTCTGAGACCTAGTATGTAATTACAAACTTTATAAACCCGCCTGCATGCACTCCGGCGtgttgaaaacattaaaaaaaaacaaaaataaataagaaaaattaaaagatgtaattattttaagacatttagaattaagtttgttatggaagagctgggaacccttaCACgtgtattttacttaaaagggttcccaaatcatACACATAGGAATCCAAATGCACTGAAAAtgagtaaacatttttatttatatataagggatacttatatttatacgttGAATTTCCAGATGGTTCGACGGTTTCAACTGGGAAGGTCTAGCGATGCGCACGCTTGAGCCACCCATAAAGCCAACCGTCAAATCAGCAGTTGACACACACAACTTCGACCAATACCCACCTGATGCCGATGAGCCTCCACCAGATGACCTCTCCGGCTGGGACGCTACTTTCTAAATATTCTAGAACTCGCTGGAACTTTCTAGATTTTCTGGGGTCCAATACTTTTAGGGACCTGTAGGTTGTTATTAAACTTCATACTTTCTGAATCTTTCTCGATCTTTTAGAACTCTCTAGAATATTTtggtttcttaaatttttctgTATTCTCTTATTGTAATTTGAATAATCCTTTGACATGAAAGACGTTTTTTCTTTCGCATTTGTCTGCAATAACTGTCTAGAATAAACTAGTTATATTCTAGAGGTGACAATATTTACTATAGACAATCTAGAACCCTTCTAGAACTCTCTAGAACGACTTAAAcgaattcaaaattaaaactatgaaGCTACAATTTAGAATTGTAAATAACCTGTGATGGGAATCGCAAGTAGCACAAAATAGATCTTCTTAGTAGATTTAAGTAAAGTCAAGTTATATGAGAATCGAATTTGGTACTACATTAGGATTCTTGTCTCATATTAGTCGAGCAAGTTTGCCATACAGGACTTGCCCGgataagaattaatttagtCATACCTTAAAAATGtagtttaatacaaaattcatataatgTTTGTTTGGTAGGCAATCTAATTCTTAgagaaacaaaaaatctttCTAATTCCATGTTAAATCTatgaaaattaagtaaattcgCTACAGTATATCATATCTATAATTCTTGGTCTACTTTCACAAATTTAAGCTTTCCCAGATTTAGAcatttttaagtacatttataAGTGAAGATTAAACTTGGGTGACTCTAAGCTttttcaaacatatatttggttctaattattttctttgttttacataCTACATATGAAATAACATCTCTATAGCGTAtacaaatttgttaaaattacattatttacataactgaTTTTGAATGCTTTACAGTGAGTAAAACCAACAAAGtaacgttttttatttatatatatatatatatatatatatgtaatattattaatgtcagtataaaaaaaagagttcTCTTAATCTCTTTCAATCGCcaagacattttttattattccctTGCTTTCCAATTTGTCATCTTAAGTTTTCAAAAGGTGATTTGTATACCAAATGTTACCAAACGAATCccataatatttgtaaatatcaaataatcttaaatattgcatactgtaaaaatattacgataatatatgatatactattataaaaatagtgaCAATAATCAAATTTCTTAAGCATTATGAGggctcatattttaatatttttcgtaagcTCGCACTAATTaagttcaatttatttaaaataagtgcttttgtaaaatttgataaaacctTAACACATTGATTATCCTTTCAAAAGTGTAGGCTCAAATTATacctaaaattgaaatttatgaaatgttaaatttttgaagttattgtagttaaatattttaagtgtcaATTTCTCCACTTCATAGTaagatttattgtaaatataaatgcaattttaatgttattaaatttcaattgtgaaattttaatttacttacctatgtttaatgttatgtaagaagcgtatatttttgtaatcatagcttattaaatattatacttatgaaatatgttaaatacaatatttcgaTTATATTCGTTCGTTTTCATTATTTCTCCTTTAGCAcattgtacatttatttaagaatacagTAATTATACATAGAAGATACTATTAACTATGTgtctgttaaataaaacaaaaatttcataatttccaTAATCTAAAGACGAATGTCTAATGCTGACCATAATCGGACCGCATGTTGCAGTCGAGATCGACTGCTGTAGAGCAGTTGCGTTGAAGTCGTACACGACTGCTTGGAGCAGTTGTGTTCGACcgcaaaataaaactaatgcgAATTCATTTACAAGATATATTTCGATGAAGAAACACTGCTCCTTGTACTGGTATTACAAAAGCGTAGGCGTAGAAGATACCGTGGTATATGGGTGCGATACTATCCAATACTACAATCAAGAGCTTGGAATATTTCAACTACTTTAGAATGTCCGTGGTTTCATTTGATGAATTAGTTAGTCTAGATTGCCTGCCGAGAGGAAGGGATTGGTACTTAGCGAAGAGTGGGGAGGGAGTCGAGCGCGGCAGCAACCGTGTGTATGGGTCTGGCAGCTCTAAGCAGTCGACCGTACGGCGAAAACGACTGCTACGACCGCTCAGTAATTGCTCGAGCGCCTCGTGTATTTCGGATATGAATTTAGTATGGAAACTGCGGATCGGCTCTCTCGTCTCGGCTGCTATATGCGGTCAGCCTATGGCCAGCGTTACAGAATTATACAATTACGTGAGACGTTTCTCGGGGTAATAATGTGGATTCGAACCCCAactttttcaatgttttttttgtttatactcTAGCATACAGAAAAAACACGGTGTCGCCCAAAAAATTACGGGTGTGTCGGGTACAGAAGGAAGGAACAAGGGAAGAACACTTCAATGATATAAATGCCAAAAGTAACTTATTTGCGCCACcacatgaatattttaaatattgtttaaacatGAGTTATTAAGtatgaactttaaatttgCGGATTAGGGTTGAAGTTACTTCTGCAGAACTACTAGTACAGAAATAAGACATCGAATTTATCTTTGAGAATTTATACAACCGGAAACCAAATTTAACGTCAGTTGGCTAACTCCTAAAGTAGGTCATGTTAATGCCTAGTTTGAATTCGTCCTTTTACAACTTTTGTGGTACAAGaagcaaaatttaaatcattcgCTTGCGACGTGTCTTTCTTCGTATTAATTCGCCGTGTCGCATTGCTGAACGTGCTTAAACTAGTAACATTTAGACAAAATCTTAGGCTAAAaatgacaattttaaaatcacaaaccaaaaaa is part of the Pieris rapae chromosome 21, ilPieRapa1.1, whole genome shotgun sequence genome and encodes:
- the LOC110996662 gene encoding cGMP-dependent protein kinase, isozyme 2 forms cD4/T1/T3A/T3B isoform X2 produces the protein MRVCFDTLCFGSSQRTAGDDEPRGIIHTGGGALTTAPTVNGDRRALDETYREELNGIMGTPTAMNSDSENCVANAAMSNDMAPLIERIRELEALLKQRDQEMLDLRSQLDKLQSVFPYQQFTRGSRAPRKQRAQGISAEPQTSSSLQDLAHQTFPIYDKNETSRELIKSAILDNDFMKNLEMTQIREIVDCMYPVEYAAGSVIIKEGDVGSIVYVMEEGRVEVSRENKYLSTMAPGKVFGELAILYNCKRTATIKAATDCRLWAIERQCFQTIMMRTGLIRQAEYTDFLKSVPIFKNLPEDTLIKISDVLEETHYQNGDYIIRQGARGDTFFIISKGQVKVTQKQPNSNDEKFIRTLTKGDFFGEKALQGDDLRTANIVCDSPEGTTCLVIDRETFNQLISTLDEIRTKYKDEGDDRQRLNEEFANLRLSDLRIIATLGIGGFGRVELVQIQGDSSRSFALKQMKKAQIVETRQQQHIMSEKEIMSEMNCEFIVKLYKTFKDRKYLYMLMETCLGGELWTILRDKGQFDDSTTRFYTACVVEAFHYLHSRNIIYRDLKPENLLLDSKGYVKLVDFGFSKKLQASRKTWTFCGTPEYVAPEVIMNRGHDISADYWSLGVLMFELLTGSPPFTGADPMKTYNKILKGIDAVEFPRCITRNAANLIKKLCRDNPAERLGYQRGGITEIQKHKWFDGFNWEGLAMRTLEPPIKPTVKSAVDTHNFDQYPPDADEPPPDDLSGWDATF
- the LOC110996662 gene encoding cGMP-dependent protein kinase, isozyme 2 forms cD4/T1/T3A/T3B isoform X3, with translation MSHTHTAHCKVDHYYKLEKKYMDMKRLVMERTEELRRRDKIIAMLENEIDDRDVTIRYLKNEIDKFRQVVKPLTRQMIDMQRSGVEVEEECLVIRSPGIENTRILPLGEPRLKRTAISAEPLSAFTQDCEMKLAKITKSSKSRELIKSAILDNDFMKNLEMTQIREIVDCMYPVEYAAGSVIIKEGDVGSIVYVMEEGRVEVSRENKYLSTMAPGKVFGELAILYNCKRTATIKAATDCRLWAIERQCFQTIMMRTGLIRQAEYTDFLKSVPIFKNLPEDTLIKISDVLEETHYQNGDYIIRQGARGDTFFIISKGQVKVTQKQPNSNDEKFIRTLTKGDFFGEKALQGDDLRTANIVCDSPEGTTCLVIDRETFNQLISTLDEIRTKYKDEGDDRQRLNEEFANLRLSDLRIIATLGIGGFGRVELVQIQGDSSRSFALKQMKKAQIVETRQQQHIMSEKEIMSEMNCEFIVKLYKTFKDRKYLYMLMETCLGGELWTILRDKGQFDDSTTRFYTACVVEAFHYLHSRNIIYRDLKPENLLLDSKGYVKLVDFGFSKKLQASRKTWTFCGTPEYVAPEVIMNRGHDISADYWSLGVLMFELLTGSPPFTGADPMKTYNKILKGIDAVEFPRCITRNAANLIKKLCRDNPAERLGYQRGGITEIQKHKWFDGFNWEGLAMRTLEPPIKPTVKSAVDTHNFDQYPPDADEPPPDDLSGWDATF